One part of the Lotus japonicus ecotype B-129 chromosome 2, LjGifu_v1.2 genome encodes these proteins:
- the LOC130735358 gene encoding transcription factor MYB52-like, protein MVRSRSSSSNNERKQSCYRDHWRPLEDEKLRQLVNQHGAQNWNFISEHLEGRSGKSCRLRWYNQLNPNIIKFPFTDEEEEKLLSLNKVKGNQWASIARYFPGRTDNAVKNYFHGLMARRRKKERRTLFGDKFGHISRINFNSQNFKNTEIFYVPYNSQAPTTPLTLTSSSSTITSSKAHKDSSVSSCVGEKVKPFDLEKISNASPAFVGSWILGTYKSFTAPSLPSIGKVDPLPKFSYTNYGNRTEDSITCCNSCKHHEQEQTEPLNLNLKQKGVVSFIDFLGVGSSSSHDDSIRGP, encoded by the exons ATGGTAAGGTCCAGAAGCAGCAGCAGTAACAATGAGAGGAAACAAAGTTGCTACAGAGATCACTGGAGACCCCTTGAAGATGAGAAACTAAGGCAACTTGTGAATCAACATGGTGCACAGAACTGGAATTTTATTTCTGAACATCTTGAAGGAAGATCag GGAAAAGCTGCAGATTGAGGTGGTACAATCAACTAAACCCAAACATAATTAAATTTCCCTTCACtgatgaggaggaagaaaagCTGCTATCACTTAACAAGGTTAAGGGAAACCAATGGGCTTCCATAGCCAGATACTTCCCTGGAAGAACTGACAATGCAGTCAAGAATTATTTCCATGGACTAATGgccagaagaaggaagaaagagagaaggaCACTGTTTGGTGACAAATTTGGCCACATTTCAAGAATCAATTTCAACTCACAGAACTTCAAAAACACTGAAATTTTTTATGTGCCTTATAACTCACAGGCACCAACAACTCCTTTGACTCTAACAAGTAGTTCTTCAACCATCACATCAAGCAAGGCTCACAAAGACTCAAGTGTTTCTTCATGTGTTGGAGAGAAAGTTAAACCATTTGATTTGGAAAAAATTTCAAATGCTAGTCCTGCATTTGTAGGTTCTTGGATTCTTGGCACATACAAAAGCTTCACTGCACCAAGCCTTCCTAGTATTGGTAAGGTTGATCCTCTTCCAAAATTCTCATACACTAATTATGGCAACAGAACTGAGGACTCCATCACATGCTGCAACTCTTGTAAGCATCATGAGCAAGAACAAACTGAACCTCTTAATCTTAATCTCAAGCAAAAGGGTGTTGTTTCCTTCATAGACTTTCTTGGAGTGGGAAGCTCTTCATCCCATGATGACAGCATTAGGGGACCATGA
- the LOC130737939 gene encoding exocyst complex component EXO70B1-like: protein MENDKNLSENSDSFARKDEDTIAGDAPPVPEHADNVDAKSEGETEKPADADHVQGEPEEEATVEVPPETPPPSLEKVSEDIDLFLANNDNKSTEIPDFVDRFMDLAEEKVAKFESGGEAKLGENAEEDSVLFEAVNRISKLMKSVNAESQQPEEKEVKGENEETEEESEKKEIDEKKCSKKDLLVNRIGAIHQRVMSYLEEEFRLIMEECRKETKSEPGSGSNDPKGKNVAEPSDSEAVETVTDFPGFPEEAVTSLNKIAREMISGGYEAECCHVYAISRKLAFEESLRKFGYEKISADEVQKIQWETLEREIPTWINTFKECTAVWFPGERKLAESVFAENPDAAGSLYGSLSRSVAVQLLNFAESVAMTKRAGEKLFKLLDMYEALRDAIPKLENLFPEDIMDEVKAEMTLAKCRLGEAAVLIFCELENSIKSETGRTPVAGGAVHPLTRYIMNYLRLACEYKDTLEEVFKEHSKIERADSTSRPHYDEGDHQNENNQRHGEKEKASPFATQLMRVMELLDSNLEGKAKLYKEVALSCIFMMNNGRYIVQKIKGSAEIYQVMGETWTRKRSSELRTYHKNYQIETWSKILGCLSPKGLNDNGKVQKPMLKERFKTFNTLFEDIHKTQSTWVVSDEQLQSELRVSISSLVIPAYRSFLGRFSQYLDPGRQTEKYIKYQAEDIENYIDELFDGNPHHQGNSRKKA from the coding sequence ATGGAAAACGACAAGAACCTTTCTGAGAATTCTGACAGTTTCGCTCGCAAAGACGAGGACACTATCGCCGGTGATGCCCCGCCGGTCCCGGAACATGCAGATAATGTTGATGCCAAATCGGAAGGCGAAACTGAAAAACCTGCAGATGCAGATCATGTTCAGGGAGAGCCAGAAGAGGAAGCAACCGTTGAGGTTCCACCAGAAACTCCTCCTCCAAGCCTTGAGAAGGTTTCAGAAGACATTGATCTGTTTTTGGCCAACAATGATAACAAAAGTACAGAGATCCCTGATTTCGTTGACAGGTTCATGGATCTGGCTGAAGAGAAGGTCGCCAAGTTTGAATCAGGAGGTGAAGCCAAATTGGGCGAGAATGCGGAAGAAGATTCGGTTCTGTTTGAAGCTGTGAATCGCATTTCAAAGCTTATGAAATCGGTGAACGCAGAGTCTCAACAACCGGAGGAGAAAGAGGTAAAAGGGGAAAAtgaagaaacagaagaagaatcagaaaagaaagagattGATGAGAAAAAGTGTAGCAAAAAGGATTTATTGGTTAACCGCATCGGCGCGATTCATCAGCGGGTGATGTCCTATTTGGAGGAGGAGTTCCGGCTGATAATGGAAGAATGcagaaaagaaaccaaatcgGAACCCGGCAGTGGCAGCAACGATCCCAAAGGGAAGAATGTGGCTGAACCGTCGGATTCCGAAGCTGTTGAGACGGTTACGGATTTCCCGGGTTTCCCGGAGGAGGCCGTTACGAGTTTGAACAAGATAGCGCGGGAGATGATATCAGGCGGTTATGAAGCCGAATGCTGCCATGTGTACGCAATTTCGAGGAAGCTTGCGTTCGAGGAGAGCCTGAGAAAGTTCGGGTACGAGAAGATCAGTGCCGATGAGGTCCAGAAGATACAGTGGGAGACATTGGAGAGGGAGATCCCAACGTGGATCAACACATTCAAGGAATGCACCGCCGTGTGGTTCCCTGGCGAGAGGAAACTGGCGGAGTCCGTGTTTGCTGAGAACCCCGATGCGGCGGGGAGCCTCTACGGGAGCCTCTCCCGTAGCGTGGCGGTGCAGCTTCTCAACTTTGCAGAGAGCGTGGCGATGACGAAGCGCGCAGGTGAGAAGCTCTTCAAGCTTCTTGACATGTATGAGGCCCTCCGGGACGCGATTCCCAAACTGGAGAATCTCTTCCCGGAGGACATCATGGACGAGGTGAAGGCGGAGATGACGTTGGCGAAGTGCAGGCTCGGCGAGGCGGCGGTGTTGATATTTTGCGAGCTGGAGAATTCTATCAAGTCTGAAACTGGGAGAACCCCGGTTGCCGGCGGTGCTGTCCACCCTCTGACACGGTACATCATGAACTACCTCCGCTTGGCTTGTGAATACAAGGACACGCTGGAGGAGGTATTCAAGGAGCATTCGAAAATCGAGCGTGCCGACTCTACAAGCAGGCCTCACTACGACGAGGGTGATCACCAAAATGAGAACAATCAGAGGCatggagagaaagaaaaggCGTCGCCGTTCGCGACGCAACTGATGAGGGTGATGGAGCTGCTGGATTCAAATCTTGAAGGGAAGGCCAAGCTGTACAAGGAGGTTGCACTAAGCTGCATCTTCATGATGAACAACGGGAGATACATTGTCCAGAAAATCAAAGGCTCCGCTGAGATCTACCAGGTGATGGGAGAGACATGGACTCGGAAGAGATCCTCAGAGCTGAGAACCTACCACAAGAACTACCAGATTGAGACATGGAGCAAGATTCTCGGGTGCTTGAGCCCCAAAGGATTGAATGATAACGGGAAGGTGCAGAAGCCAATGCTGAAGGAGAGGTTCAAGACTTTCAATACTTTGTTTGAGGATATTCACAAGACGCAAAGCACGTGGGTGGTGAGTGACGAGCAGCTTCAGTCGGAGCTGAGGGTTTCGATTTCATCGCTGGTGATTCCGGCGTACCGGTCTTTTCTGGGGCGATTCTCGCAGTATTTGGACCCGGGGAGGCAAACAGAGAAGTACATTAAGTACCAGGCTGAAGATATAGAGAATTACATTGATGAGTTGTTTGATGGGAACCCTCACCATCAGGGCAATTCAAGAAAGAAAGCATAG